Proteins found in one Amycolatopsis umgeniensis genomic segment:
- a CDS encoding LmbU family transcriptional regulator, which produces MTQRDENETPVETPARRDREVLISPTGLMLPRDLSYDSWAQTGVKVARIANSSAWCLGDWLVCGQQRYPDRYQQAVALVGLEYQTLRNYAWVARRVGAAVRRAAVSFQHHSEVASLPAEAQDQWLRRAEQGKWSRNQLRAHLRQSNQDGTAQQVKPDAPRQLPKIHVRGERLAWWQAAAEQHDGDFQNWVVAALDKAAGQVLTGPAVVGPREPVAG; this is translated from the coding sequence ATGACGCAGCGGGACGAAAACGAAACTCCCGTCGAGACCCCCGCGCGCCGCGACCGGGAGGTGCTGATCTCCCCGACCGGGCTGATGCTGCCCCGCGACCTGAGCTACGACAGCTGGGCGCAGACCGGGGTGAAGGTGGCGCGGATCGCCAATTCGTCGGCCTGGTGCCTCGGCGACTGGCTGGTGTGCGGCCAGCAACGCTATCCGGATCGCTACCAGCAGGCGGTGGCGCTGGTGGGCCTGGAGTACCAGACGCTGCGGAACTACGCCTGGGTGGCCAGACGCGTCGGGGCCGCCGTCCGGCGCGCCGCCGTCAGCTTCCAGCATCACTCCGAGGTCGCCTCGCTCCCGGCCGAAGCGCAGGATCAGTGGCTGCGCCGCGCGGAACAGGGGAAGTGGTCGCGCAACCAGTTGCGTGCGCACCTCAGGCAGTCGAACCAGGACGGAACCGCCCAGCAGGTCAAGCCGGACGCGCCGAGGCAGCTGCCGAAGATCCACGTCCGCGGCGAACGACTGGCCTGGTGGCAGGCGGCGGCCGAGCAGCACGACGGGGATTTCCAGAACTGGGTCGTCGCCGCGCTCGACAAGGCGGCCGGTCAGGTCCTGACCGGCCCGGCCGTCGTGGGTCCCCGGGAACCGGTCGCGGGATGA